A segment of the Arachis duranensis cultivar V14167 unplaced genomic scaffold, aradu.V14167.gnm2.J7QH unplaced_Scaffold_168266, whole genome shotgun sequence genome:
TTAAGAGTGTTGAGAAGGTAAACGATTTCGTCTTGACAATCTTTCCAAGAATGAAAAAAGAGTATCGAAATTCTGTCACAATATGTCAAGCTGATGAGAATGGTATAACAAGAATGATTTACACCAGAATTTCTAAATGACATCAAATGTTTGGGACTTTCCAACCACAAATTGACTTTGAAGTTAGGAGTCGCTGTAATACTACTGCAAAACATAGACGAGACTTCAGATTTATGCAACGGACAACGTTAATAGTTAACGAACTTGACAACAACGTAATTGGAGCGACGGTAGTGATTGGTAGAAATATTGGCTACAATGTGTACATTCaaaaaatgaacttgatccattCAGATTCAGAATTGCTATTTAAGTTCCAACGGAGATAATTTCTATTAAAGTGTGCTTTGCAATGACCATCAACAAGAGTTAGGATCAATCATCATCACATGTACGACTTCACTTGCCAAAATCAGTGTTTACTCCTGGACAATTTTACGTTGTTGTGTCAAGAATTAAGAGTCTGCagttatatatattcttatttttttaggtctcttttttatagttcaaaaatattataaattttaaactgTTCTATTTACATTTTACTTTGGATAAAGATAAAACAACATATTCAAtacatttattatataaaaacaataatagtattatattaaatttaaaaaatttataattataaaatattattttcgatttattatatcaaattaaaatataaatatgtgcATTGCAAATTGgtcaaagaaacaaaaatgacttattttagaaaaagtctagggagccaatggcctaagcgtacaatgtgtacaatgaaggTTTAGGAAGCATTAGAGATATGAACATTAATATTACATTATTTTGTTAGGTTacacttttgggatgagtggtttcaGGAAATGGTATTAGAGTTCCAGATCCAGGAGGTTAAGAGTTCTAACCTTGGTAAAcccaaaattagttttttataacACGTTTAGAGCATTGGCATTTCCGCGCTTCACTCTCATATTGGATCCCCCATATTACGACTGTCTTCGTTTACATACTCGGCTACTCGCAAAAGCCTTGCATTTCTCTCCCATTCTCCAAATTCAAACTCTCAATGGCCACATTTTATAACTCCCTCACCTCCGCCACGGACGATCCTCTCTTACCATTCCTCTGGTATTGCTCTTTCTGCCTTTCACAAACTAGtcccagaaaaaaaaaatctcataaGATTGACAAAATTCTCTCCATTTTATGAATTTTAGGAGTGTCAAGAATGCTCTAGAAGGTTCCGGCGGTTCCAGCCAGAACCTGTTGAACTTACTAGGAGATTGCATTATAAGCTTCAAGGATAGCGAACAGTATCGAAACGACGTCAGATTTCTCaagatttggatcctctatgTAATCTACTCGTTCTATCTCATGTTTCAAATCTCGTGGTTAGGGCATTTTGacgaataaaattatttaattgaatAGTGATTTTCCATGGTAGCTATAGTAGCTATGAAAACCTAGCTACATGAGTGAGTGCACAACAGAGTACGGTTACATTACTTGAATGTTATGCTTGCTAAGGATTCTCGCAGTTGTGATATCAAATGTTAAAATGATCTGAATATGATTTTGGGTAAGGTGAACTAAGGTCTTAAAGAAAGAGGACCCGGGATTGTGGGCTGGGTCAAGGGGGACTAGTCTGTAACCTTCCAAGAGAAGCTGTGATATCTTCTGTTGgttgaaagaaaaggaaaagaaagaaaagtttAAATATGGTTTTAATATGGCACccttatccttttttttttcttttaaaaagttttgaattttatatatatattttttgtttttgttataaTATGAATCAATTAGGAAAGTTGATGTTACATCAATCATGTAATAGTAGAACTTTGCTTTACATTTTTTTGTTAGTAGAACAAACTAGCCAGTAGAAAGAATATAGATCAGATGGAAGGTAGCTCAATGACTAGAGAGATAGGGggagattaatttaaaaaaaaaaagaaaggaaaagaaactatATGCAAAATTATCAAGAAAATATCAGACTTTAATGTTCTTCGTTGTTGATGTCTTTTACAATAGgatataaagattttttttatccgTGTACATAAAGCTTATATGCTTAGCAGAACATAGTCTAGTTGCAACAAATCTGTAAGCTTTTTGTAATGGTGCTGTTTTGAGGCACTTTTTGTTGAGCAGATCAACTCAACATGCTTCCGTTGGTTTGATTTTGCAGATGGGTGTTAGTTCAGATTTTGGAAGTGTTTTCATGGAAATGCTGAACTGCAATGTGTGTACCAAAAATGCTTCACTCTATGTGTGGTCTGCATGTTTCTTTGAGTTGAAAGGGAGGCTCCATGATGCCCTCACAATCTATCACCTTGGTATTTCCAGGTCAGTGCTCTGTTAAGTTGAATCTTCAATACTTGCTTGTTTTGATATTTCAAGTTGGGGTGCCTTGACTGTAATTTTAGTTATTTGGGTCAATGTTCAATAGGAATGCAGAGCCAATTGAGTGGTTGAAGAAGGCACAGGCATTATGTCACCAGAGAATATCTGAAACTTGGAAGGCTGCTGAAAGGCAGAAGGTACGCCTATTCACGAAGAAGTTAGTCCTTTAGGCAAAATGAGCCAAACTAGTAGGAAaggaaagataaataaaaatagagaaaacacCAACTTCCTTGTACTCTTTTATTGAATAGGCTTTGTGCTTTGTGATCGTTGGTAGGCAATTTATTGCTTCCCAATTAGCCAAAGGTTTGTTCAAGTAGTAGATGAATCAAACACTGCCTTTGCAAAAGCAAaacacattatttatttattttatttcctcaAGATTGACATATTTCCTCAAGATTGACATATTTCCTCAAGATTGACATATTTCCTCAAGATTGACATATTTCCTCAAGATTGACATATTTCCTCAATGTTGTGTCTCCTGAATTGAGATTTACTAACACTGACTGCGTTTACAGTTTAAGAattcttttgtatatatttcattttattttttaatttcagatTGATTATAAGGGATCCACAGAGTTGGGAAACATTGGCATTAATCCATGGGATTCCTCCATTTTGGAAGACCTGATGAAGAAGATAAATcctacaattaaaaaattttatgtgaGATATTTATATGCTTTGTTATATACATGTTTGATTTACTGCAACTGACAAGGATTCAGGTGCTTTATGCTTGTATAAATGCATTTCAGGGGTATCACTTGAGCACTAAATCTTATACAGGGAAAGTGGCCTTATCTACTTTGAAGAATGCATCAAGGAACAAAGTTATAGAGATAGGTAATATTCATATCCTTACTCTTGTCTTCATCATTGGGACGTAATTGTCTGACTGCTCCTAGCTTTATGATCAATCTGAAGAATtcatttatatatgaatttagtTGCTTTATCTTCTTGTATTTCTGACGGAACAGGAACAGTTGtatcatatataaattaataccATAAATTTCATAGGAGATGCTAAAAAATTGTGAGTTCATGATATTTGCTAAAAATTGACCCTGCAACGAAATTTCCATTGAATCTGAGTTTATGATGTCTCCCCAGAGTTGTTAGCTTGTCTTCCAAAGACAATGTTGTTGCAGATAGTTTCTACAAAACTAGGTTTATCTATTGTTAGAAATAAAGAGTGTATATCTTTTTGGGGCTCAATAAAAACTCTTAGGAGTAGTTTTGGTTCTTTCTATTATTACATCATCATTTCCTTATTTGTCTAGGATAAGGGTTTTTCCTATTATCAACAGCAGTTAGTGTTCATCTCTTGTAAGACACCACAACATGATCATATCAGTGTATTTCATATAGTTTCATagtctttattcttttcttttactgGCTTCATTCATTCTCTTGATGGTCCTTATCATGATATCCAAAGGCGGGAGGAAGTACCATATCAAAGGTTGCGCTGGACAAGGTGGTTTTGCTCAAGTATACAAGGCCTTTGTCAACAGTGATCCAAATGATGTTGTTGCGCTAAAGGTGCTGATGGTCTTTCAGAATCATTTCCTCTTAAAATGTGATATTTGTCTCATTTGATTGTACTTTGAACCTTAAATGTTAGATACAAAAGCCAGCTTTCCCTTGGGAATTTTACATGTATCGTCAGCTTGATATGCGGATCACTGGCAGAGAAGTATGTGATATTAATATCAATATCAAATTCAATATTTATACCATCAACCTGCCTTTTCTATAAACATCCACATATACTGAATTGTCTGATATCTAACTATATCAGAGGTCAAGCTATGGTTTGGCTCAGAGAATTCATCTGTATGCAGACTGTAGCATACTCATCTGTGACTATTTAGCTCATGGAACGCTACAGGTCAGTTATTTCTACTGATTTCCCTTATTATCTTGTTCAATGTTATATAGTGTTAATTCAAGATGAACATACTATGCAGGATGTCATAAACACATATGCGGTCCAAGGGAAACCCATGGAAGaagttttatgta
Coding sequences within it:
- the LOC107472571 gene encoding mitotic checkpoint serine/threonine-protein kinase BUB1-like gives rise to the protein MATFYNSLTSATDDPLLPFLWSVKNALEGSGGSSQNLLNLLGDCIISFKDSEQYRNDVRFLKIWILYMGVSSDFGSVFMEMLNCNVCTKNASLYVWSACFFELKGRLHDALTIYHLGISRNAEPIEWLKKAQALCHQRISETWKAAERQKIDYKGSTELGNIGINPWDSSILEDLMKKINPTIKKFYGYHLSTKSYTGKVALSTLKNASRNKVIEIGGRKYHIKGCAGQGGFAQVYKAFVNSDPNDVVALKIQKPAFPWEFYMYRQLDMRITGRERSSYGLAQRIHLYADCSILICDYLAHGTLQDVINTYAVQGKPMEEVLCIYYTIEMLHMVETLHGVGLIHGDFKPDNLLIRYARDDLTEEGFLDRSGPSCDQTGEEGLFWISFQMT